TCTCGCCGAAGAGGTCGAGCTGGATCATGTGTGTCCCCCCACTGGACGTGTCGCCGGGAACCCCTCCCGACTCCCTCATCGTGGGCGAACGGCCGCCGACCCGGCAGCCGCCGTTGAGGGGGCGCCACACCCCCGCGGGTGAGGGGGTGCGCTAGACCGGCACAGCCCCCAGAATTCCCCAAGCCCGCTGCTGGAGGCTGCCCCGCATGGACGAGCGCGAGCCCGGGCGCAGGAGCCGTGCCGCGCTCGGCGCGGGACTGGTGGCGCTCCTCGTCAGCGCCCTCGTGCTCGGCTCGGTGGCCAGCGGTGCCGGCCCCGTCCGCGCGCCGGCCGGCATCCCCGACGCCGGACCCTGGACCGGGTGGGCGCTCCGCCTCGCGGAGGTGGCGGCGCTGGTGGCGGCGGTGCTGACGTCGGGCTCGCTGCTGGTGGCGACGGTGCTGGTCGGCCACGACGAGCACCGCGACGCCGAGGCGTGTGCGGTGCGGGACCGGGCCGTACGCTCCGCCGCCCGCACTGCCGCCGCCTGGCTGGTGGCGTCGGTCGCGGCCGCGGTGCTCGTCGTGGCCGACGCACGGGCGGTCCCGGTCACCCGCGTGGTGGGTCGGCTGCTGGCCGGCGACGAGCCGTGGCGCGAGCTCGTGGCGACCGCTCCGGGCGCGGCGCGCGGTCACCTGCTCGCGGCGCTCGCGGCGGCGGTCGTCGTCGCCCTCACCCTGCGCGCCGCCGACCGCCGTGCAGCCGCCGCAGCCCTGGCGCTCACGCTCCTCGGGCTCCTCCCGCCACGGCTCGCGGGCCACGCCGGAGCGGTCGCCGACCAGGACGTGGTCGCCACCGGGATCGTGGTGCACGTGGTCGCCGCCGCCGTCTGGGTCGGCGGCCTGGTCGGGCTCCTGGTCCACCTGCGTCGCTCGCCCGCGCTCCGCAGCGCCGCGCTCGGCAGGTTCAGCGCACTGGCCGGCGGCGCCTACCTCGCGCTCGCCGTGTCGGGGGCCGCGTCGGCCAGCGTGCATCTGGCGTCGTGGTCGGCCTGGTCGAGCGGCTACGGCGCGCTGGTGCTGGCCAAGGTGGCGCTGCTCGCGCTGCTCGGCTGGTGCGGCGCGCTGCACCGCCGCCGGCTCCGGGACGCCTCGTACGCCGTCCGGGCGCCCTTCGCCCGCCTGGCCGTCGCGGAGGTGGCGTTGATGGCCGTGGCCGGTGGCCTCGCCGCAGCCCTCTCCCGCACGCCGCTGCCGGTCGCCCAGGTGGCGCCCGAGCACGGCACCAGCCACCCCGGGCTACCGGCGGTCGTGCAGCCGGTGTCCGCGTGGCTGCTGGTCTCGGCCGTACGTCCCAACGCGCTGGCCCTGCTGGTCGTCGCCGGCCTGCTCGTCGCCTACCGGGTCGCGGTGCGCCGCCTCGTCGCGGCGGGCGGGTCGTGGCCCGAGCGGCGCCTGCACGCCGCCACGGCGGCCGCGGTGCTCGCGGTGCTCGTGCTGTGCTCCGGCCTGGCGACCTACGCGCCCGCGATGCTGAGCGTCCAGGTCCTCCAGCTGCTGCTGATGCTGCTGGTCGTCCCTGCGGTGGTCGTCCGCGCCGCCCCGGCGCGCCTGTGGCGCCGGCCGGTCGACCCGGTCGCGGGTGCCGTCGCCGTCGGCGGCCTGCTCGTCCTCGTCTACCGCACCCCGCTGCTCGAGGTCTCGCAGCGCTCGCACTGGGTCCACCTGACCCTGCTCCTCGCCGCCACTGCGGCCGGCACGTACCACCTGTCGGCCCTTGCCCCCCACGGAGGCGGCGGGGAGCAGGCCCCCCGGCAGGCCGCGGGGAGCGCGGCGCGGCTCGCGCCGCTGCTGCCCGCGGCCTGCCTCGGCGTGCTCGGCGCCCAGCTGCTGCTCGGCGACCGCCTGGTCGCGGGTCGGTGGTTCCTCGAGCTGCGCTGGGGCTGGGTCGATGCCGCCGCGGACCAGCGGCTCGCCGGGCTGCTCGCGCTCGTGGCCACCGCCGGGCTGCTCCTCACGGGCGTCGCCGCCCGGACCGGCGCGGTCGCTCAGGACACCGGCCAGATCCGCACCAGCACCTCGCCGAGCAGGTCGTCGGCCGGCACCGGACCGTAGTCGCGGGAGTCGATCGAGTTGGGGCGGTTGTCACCCATCACGAGCACGGCGTCGTCGGGGACCTCGAAGGTCCGGGTGTAGGAGCCGTCCACCCAGCGCGGGTCGACGTACGCCTCCGGCACCGCGTGCCCGTCGACGTGCAGCACCCCGTCGAGGACGACCACGCTCTCGCCGGGCAGCCCCACGACCCGCTTGATCGCCCGGGTGCCGTCGCCCGGCATCGCGAAGACGACGAGGTCACCCCGCTCCAGCGAGCCCGGGTCGGGCGCGTGGCGCGAGATCAGGACCACGTCGCCCGCGTGCAGCGTGGGCGACATGCTGGAGGAGTCGATCCGCACCGGCTCGACGACCGTGGCGCGGACGACCCCCACCCCGGCGACCACGCAGAGCGTGGCGGCCGCCAGGGCGGAGGTGCGTGCGGACGGCCCGCGCACGGGTCGCTCAGACCGCCGGAGCGGCGGCGAAGGGGTGGTTGACGCCCGTGAGGCTCAGGTCGGCGTCGCCGACGGCCGGCGCCACGAGGAACTGGCCCATCATGTCGTTGTCCTCGTGGGCGAGGTTGTGGCAGTGGATCATGTAGCGCCCACCCTGGTCGGCGGTCGCGCCGGCCTGGCCGGTGGAGCGGCCGTCGGGGTAGGTGGCGGGCGCCATCGCGTAGTGCACCAGCACCTCGACGATCTCGCCCTCGCCGACGTAGACCACGTCCTTGGGGCCCATCTCCCACGCGGCGACCTTGCCGAGGCCGCCCTTGCGCGACAGCACGCGGAAGTCGACGAGGTGGATGTGGAGGGGGTGAAACCAGCCGCCCGACTTGTTCTCGATCCTCCACACCTCGCAGTCCCCGGGGCGCGGCGGCGGGCCGTCGGCGGTGAAGAGGTTCCAGCTGCCGGCCTGGATGTCGTGCCATGACATCCCGTTGATGAGGTACTCGTTGGTGACGTCGTCGTGCTCGAGGTCGATGTTCCGGGTGCGCCGCGAGAGGGTGCGCGGAGCGGTCATCACCTCGTTGACCTCGGACGCCGGCGGCGTGACGACGCGGTTGGCGACCGTGCTCCGCGCCGCCGAGGTGACCCGCAGCTGCATCACCTTGCTGGTGTAGACCCAGTCGACGTTGTTCTTGTTGCTCGCGTTGCGCAGCTCGACGGTGTCGCCGATCCGGCAGCCGGAGAAGTCGACCATCACCTCGTAGCGCTCGGCGCCGCCGTGGCGCCACGTCGTGACCTTCTGCGGCACCATCAGCCCGCCGTCGGTCGCGACGACGTACGTCGGGAGCACCGCGCCGGTGCGGGTGTTGACCATCGAGAAGGTGAAGGAGCGCGACAGCGTCGCGACCAGCACCCGGAAGCGGTACCACCGCTGCTCGACCTCGTGGAAGGGCCACGGGACGCCGTTGACGGTGATCACGTCGCCGTAGAGCCCGGCGTGGTCGCGGTCCATGTAGGCCAGCGCGCCGTTGGAGTCGAACATCGCGTCACTCACCGTCAGCGGCACGTCGTACGGCCCCTGGGGGAGGTTGGCCTTCTCCCACGCGTTCTGCAGGTGGTACTGCGCGACCAGGCCGCTGTAGACGTTCTGCGCGGTGTGGTGGACGGCGTGGTCGTGGTACCAGAGGGTGCGGGGTCCCTGGTGGTTCGGGTACCAGTACGCCTTCCAGTGCCCGGGCTGGGTGAGGTCGTCGGCGTAGCCGTCGTACTGCGGCAGCGACGCCGATCCGTGCAGGTGCACCGAGGTGGCCGCGGGGTAGCCCCAGACCGGGTGGACCGGCGGCAGCTGGTTGCGGACCTTCAGGCACACGCGCGTGTTCTGCTCGACCTTGATGAGCGGGCCGGGCACGCTCGGCGCGCCACCGTGGGGGCCGTACGCCAGCACGGTCGTGGTGGGAGCCCCGGGGTCGAGCACCTGCGCCTGCGTGGCCGTCTCCGTGACCTCGTAGAGGTGGTACTCGCCGAACTCGTCGGTGAGCACCGTCGGCACGAGCGGCTGCGGCACCGGCATCCGGCGGGTGAAGCGCACCGGCTTGGGTGCGGTGCTGATCCAGTCCTTGGTGCTGGCCGACTGGCCGAGCGGGAGCGTCACGCCGGCGACGGCGACGGTCCCCAGGCCCATCGTCGCCAGCACGTTGCGTCGGGTCGCTGATGCCATCCTGCGTCCTCCTCGTGCGAGCTGCTCCCAGCCTGCGTCGGCGACCTTGGGCATTCCTTGTGCGACGTGCGCGGCCCGTGCGGCGCGGCCCGGACGTGCCGGTGCCCGGTGGTCTCGGGGACCACCGGGCACCGGTGTCAGGCGGGTGTCGCTGCAGGTGTCACTGCAGGGCGAACCCGAACGGGCCGGACTCCGCTCCGTAGGCCGAGCGCACGGTGACCGTGCCGGCTGCGGTGGGCCGCAGCGCGGTGGGCGTGTTCTTCAGCCGGAAGTCGAAGTCGCAGACCCCGAGGGCCAGGGCCGGCGTCGCCGTCCCGAGCAGGACCGGGGTCGACCCGGGCTTGTTCCAGTAGATGCTCATCAGGTTGCTCGCCGAGCAGTGCTTGGCGCTGCCCCTGACCCGCCACTCCGTGTTGCCGCGCTTGTAGGACGCGCTCGCCACGGTCACCGTGCCCGGGTCGGTGACGACCCGCACCGCGTCGGTGGCGGTGGTGCCGTTGACGTCGGTGATGGTGAGGGTGAAGCTGAGCGTCAGCGGCTGGGTCGAGGCGGGCACCACGAACGTCGGGTTCGCGGTGTTCGGGTTCTTCAGCGTCACCTGGACCGCGTCGGTCCCGGCCTGCGTCCAGGCGTACGCCGAGGCGTACTGCGACGCCGTGCCGTCCAGCGTCACCGTCGAGGTCGGGATCACCCCGGCCAGGTCGGCCCCGGCGTCGGCCACCGGCGCGACGTTGGGCGAGGCCACCGTGATCGTCGTCCGCGCGGTGCTGGTGCTGGACCTGCCGGTGACGGTCAGCGCGACCTCGTAGGTCCCGGCCGCCGTCGCCACGAAGGTCACCGAGGACCCGTTGGTCCCGACCGGGGTCAACCGGGCGCCGGTGGCCGGCGTGACGCTCCAGGCGTAGCTCGACACGGTGCCCGCGGAGGCGAGGCCGTCGAGGGTCAGCGTCTGGTTGGTCTGCACCTGCGTGGCGTCGGAGGTGATGACCGCCGTGACGTCGAGCGCGGTGTCCTCACCGCCGGTGACGACCACGTCGTCGGAGTCGGACCCGCCCTTGGCGGACGTGACGGTGACCTCGGGCGGCGGGACGGCGAGGTTCGGGATGGTCCAGGTCGTCCGTCCCTGCGCCACCGTCGGGGTGACCCGGGGCAGGTCGCCCTGGAGGCTCAACGTCGCGCCGTCGGCACCCGACTCCGCGATGACCGTCAGGGTGCGGCTGTCGTTGTCGTAGACCGCGCTGGCGACGTGGACCTTGTCGCCGAACAGCGACGGGGCGATGTGGTCGACCGTGGCGGGGGAGTCCGACACGTTGGTGACCACCAGGTCGGACGGGGGCGGACCGTCGGTGAGGACGCGCGCGTAGTAGCGGCCCGGGCGGGAGGCGTCCTCGCGCATCCGGGTCTGCGGCACGCCGGTGCCCTTGACGACGATCTGCTGCCCGGTCTCGCTGGTGGCGAAGATGTCGAGCATCTGGCCCGCTCCCGCCGTGGAGTAGGTCGCCTGCGTCGCCTGCACGCCCATGCGGGTCGCGATCTTGCCCTGGACGAGGAAGGTGTTGGTCTGGATGCAGTCGTCGAGGGCGACGGGGTCGTTGCCCAGCGCCGGGTTGGTGCAGAGCTGCGTCGACCCGGTGAAGGAGCCGCGCGGGCCCTCCACCCGGAAGAAGTTGGTGTTGTAGGGGCTGCCCACGACCGCGTGCTCCTGGGTGACGTCACCGAGGTAGCCGGCCGGGGCGGCCGGCGCGACCGCCGGGTCCCACTTGAGGAACGGGCCGGGGCGGCTGCCGAGGGTCTGGTCGAAGACGCCGTCGGGGGTCAGCGAGCCGATGTCCTCGGTCATGTTGATGCCCTTGAACGCACCCGGCTCGGCGGTGATCCTGTCGACGCCGAACGGGTGGGTGAGGGTGTACTCGGCGTTGTCGATCAGTCCCGAGGCCCGCAGCCGGATCCGCCCGAAGCTGACCTGGTCGCCGGCCTTGACGGGCCCACCGCCGAAGGCGGCCTCCACCGCCGTCACGAGCTGGGCGGTGCCGGAGCCGTAGTCGATGGAGGTGTCGGCGACCGCCCAGAACGCCTCGTCCGGGAAGTTGTCGGGGAACGACACGGGCTTCGTCGGGTCGGGGATGTCGCCCATGATGCAGTTCGCGTCGTTGGGGTCGAGGCAGAGCTCGAGCTTGACGTTGTTGGTGTCCTTGTACCAGAGCGGGAAGCCGTTGGCCTCGTCGATCGGGCCCACCTGCTTGAGGCCGGCGGTGCCGCCCTGGTGCGCCGGTGGCGGGGAGATGGCGGAGGCGACGAGACCCGCCCCCGCGACTGTCAGATTGAGGGCGACGGCGGCGACGAGGAGAAGTCTCGTCCGCCGTCCTGGGCGTGGGGTGGTGTGCATCGGGGCTCCGTCCGCGAGTCGGCGAGGGTGTCGTGATCGTCGACACCCTTCGCTCCCGCGGTTGGGGAAACCTTGAGCGCCGGGTCGTGCCCGGTCGCCCATGCGCCGACCCGGAAGGCGACCAGCGCGATCACGGCGCCGGCGAGGTCGTCGGCGACGTAGTGCCACCCGAAGTAGAGGGTGGCGACGACGGTGAGGGCGAAGTTGACCCAGAACACCCGCTGGACGGTCCGGCTGCGGACGGTGTGGCGCGCCATCAGCGCCCAGAGGAGGGCGATCGCGGTGTGCAGGCTCGCGAAGCCGGCCACGCCCTGGTAGTCGCCGTCGCCCCAGAGGAAGCCGTGCCGGGACGCGACGAGGGAGTCCATCAGGTCCGAGGTGCCGTTGGGCACCAGGTCGCTGGCCAGCCAGGGGTACATGATCCCGGGGCCGAGGGTCGGGAGCAGGTAGTAGGAGACCGTGCCGAGGGTCCACGCGACGCCCTGTGCGGTGACGAACCACCAGCCGAAGCCGATGTTGCGCGACCAGACCAGCCACACCGTCACGAGGATCGCGACCAACGGGATGTAGGTGAGGTAGACGGTGGAGAGCACGTGGGCGGTCACGTCGCGGCCCAGCAGGTCCTGCAGCACGGTCGCCGGGTCGTGGCCGAGGAAGAGCAGCCGGTCCATCCGCCACAGCTCGCTGTCGTACTTCTCCTCGCGGATGAGCGGGAGCAGCGACTTGAGGTTCCGGTAGGCGACGTAGACCACGTAGAAGCACGAGATCCCGACCGTCACCAGCAGCAGCCGCGCGCCGGTCCAGTGCGTACGCAGGCGCTCGCGCGCCGCGCGGACGGTGCCGGCCGGGTGCAGCCGGCCCACCCACAGGGCGCGCGGCAGCAGGTCGAGCACGATCGCCGCGAGGCACAGCACCGGCAGGCGTACCCACGAGGGGCCGAGGAAGCTGCCCTCGGGGTCGGCCACCGGCCGGTCCAGCGCGTGGCTGGCGAGGAAGGTGACCACGCCCATCAGCGCGGCGTTGGCGACCAGGAACGTCCAGGGCCGCGCGAGCAGGCGTGGCGCGGGCCCGCCGGCGGTCATCGAGGTCGGGGCGGTGGCAGGGGCGGTGGCAGGGGCGGTGGCGGCCGGGTGGTCGCTGGCCGGCGTCGGCGCAGGGGTCGGCGTCGGGGAGGGCACGGGGTACTCCGGGGTGGTGCGGGCGTGGCGTGGGCCCTGACATCCTCCCGGATTCACCCAAAGTTCACCCGACGCCCGACCCCCTCTGGGTATCTGGGGACGAAATGGCGGGAAATCGGCCGCGGATCGTCCCATTTCGTCCCCAGATACCGACCGAGGGAACAGGGGCGGCGGGGGGCGGGGTTGGGACGGACGACCGACGAGCGACACCGAGACGACGGAAGAGGGACGGCATGCGAGCTGTGGTCTACACCGAGAGCGGGGACGCGAGCGTCCTGGAGCTGGTCGAGCGCGAGGCCGCCGAGCCCGGGCCGGGCGAGGTCCGGGTGCGGATCGTGCGGGCCGGGGTCAACCCGACGGACTGGAAGTTCCGCGCCGGCGGGATGGGGAAGCTGGCCTTCCCCGAGATCGTCCCCGGCCAGGACGGCGCGGGCGCCGTCGAGGAACTGGGTCCCGACGTCACCTCCCTCGCCGTGGGCGACCGGGTGTGGACGATGCTGGCCCAGCACCAGCGTCCGGGCGGCACGGCGCAGGAGCAGGTCGTGGTGCCGGTGGACCGGCTGACCGTGCTTCCCGACGGGGCGTCGTACGACCTCGGCGCCTCGCTCGGCGTCCCCGCCGTCACCGCCCACCGGGCGCTGACCACCTCCGAGGACGGCCCGAGCCGGCTCGCGCCCGGCGCCCTCGACGGCACGACCGTGCTGGTCGCCGGCGGTGCCGGCGCCGTCGGCAACGCCGCGATCCAGCTCGCCCGCTGGGCCGGCGCGACGGTCATCACCACGGTGAGCGGTGAGGAGAAGGGCGCGCTGGCGACCGCCGCGGGCGCGCACCACGTCGTGAACTACCGCGAGGGCGACCTCGTCGAGCAGGTCCGGGCGATCGCCCCCGACGGCGTCGACCTCGTCGTCGAGGTCGCCCCCGCGCAGAACCTGCGGACCGACCTGAAGCTGATCCGCCCGCGGGGCACGATCGCGATCTACGCCAACAACGGCGGCGACGAGGTCACGCTGAGCGTGCGCGAGACCTTCTCCACCAATGCCCGCTTCCAGTGGGTGCTGCTCTACACCGTCGGCCCCGCCGCTCTCCGCGCCGCGGCGGAGGACATCACCGCCGCGATCGCCGACGGCGCCCTCGGGGTGGGTGAGGAGCACGGCCTCCCGCTGCACCACTTCACGCTCGAGGACACCGCCGCCGCGCACGCCGCCGTCGAGGACGGGGCGGTCGGCAAGGTGCTGATCGACGTCGCCGACCGGTAGGCCTCCAGGGACTCGAACCCTGAACGAACAGATTAAAAGTCTGCTGCTCTGCCAATTGAGCTAGAGGCCCGGGCCCTGCCGCCGTCGGCGGTGGGGTCCGGGAGCAGCCTAGTTGCGGGGGCGTTGCCCGCTCGAGCCGGGCCGAGGGCGACGGTCACGGCGTCACCGCCGTCACGCGGGCGCGCGGGACGCGCGACACGTCGTCGTGCAGCCGCTCGGTGACCACGTCGGCGATCCGGCGACCGGCCTCCGGGACGCCCGTGAAGCCGGGGAACGCGGACATGTCGACCACCCAGAGCCGGCCTTCGTGGCGCTCGACGTCGACACCGTAGACCTCGATGCCGAAGGCGTCACCGCAGCGCCGCACGATCGCCTCGACCTCGGCCGACACCGTGACCAGCCGGCCGCGTGTCTCGCGGAGGGTCCGTGCCGGGAACGGGCGCTCGACGCAGAAGACCTCCTCGCCGATGCGGTAGAGCTTGAGGTCCGGGCCCTCGGGCGGGTGGTAGCGCATCACCAGCCACGGCTCCTGGTCGAGGTCGGCGAGCCCGGCCTGCTCGTGCAGGACGTGGAGCCCGCGACCGCGCGAGCCGCGCGGGTCCTTGACGATGAGGGGGCCGTCGGCGAGGTGGGGCGCGACCTGGATCGGGTCGGTGACCAGCCAGCTCTGCGGCACGGGGACGCCGGCGGCGGCGAGGGTGCGGGTCTGGACGATCTTGTCGCGACACGCGGCGGCCACGGGGTAGGGGTTGACGATCCGGGCGCCGACGGCGTCGAGCGCGCCGGCCAGCGAGAGCGCGGTCGGCGTCCCGGACGTCAGCACGTAGAGGTCCGCGAGGGGCTCCGGGACGCTGAGGTCGTGGGCGTGCCGGTCGGGGTCGTCCACCTCCGCGGTGACCCCGTTGCGGGCGAGCCGGTCGACCAGGTCGCGGACCAGGCGGGCCCGCGGGGACCGGGCCGGGTGGTCGGTGGCGAGCACGTGGACCAGAGGGGGAGTCATCGACGGACCTCCACGGCGACGGAGCGGGCCGCGTCGAGGGCGTCGAGCGGTGAGCCGCCCGTCGTCAGCACCGCGTGGGCGCGCTCGGACAGGGCGAGGAACGGGTGGCGCGGCGCGAGCCCGGTCAGCTGGGAGAGGACGCCGCGTACGCCGGTCCGGCGCAGCGGCGCCTGCAGCGAGGGGTCGAGCCCGGTGCCCCACGTGAGGGCGGCCGCGGCCGTCACCGCGAGGCCCGCGGGGACCGTGCCGCTGGCGAGGGCCGCCAGCGCAGGGCCGCAGATCCGGTCGCCCCGCGAGAGCTGGCGCCGCGGGTCGCGCCCCACTCGTGTGACGGGGTCGGCGAGCGCGGGACGCCGGTAGCGGTCCAGCGTCCGGTCGAGCTCGACGTCCGCTCCGGCGAGGTCGTCGCCGAACAGTGCGGCGACGCCGGCCCGGCCCTCCCGCAGCACCTCGAGCACCAACGCCTCCACAGCCGGATCCGTGAGGGCCTCCGGGAGCGTGGCGTGACCGGCGAGGCCGCCGACGTAGGCCGCGCTGGCGTGCCCGGCATCGAAGACGAACTTCTTGCGGGTCAGGTGGGCCGTGAAGTCGTCGACCGCGTGGAGCCCGCGCACCGCGGGAACGTCCCCGCGCAGCGCGGCTCGGTCCACCCGCAACCCGCCGGGGGACTCGACCACGACGCGGTCGGGGTCGGGGCCCGGACGGTGGGCGATCGGCTCGACCACCACGCCGGCGAAGCGGTGCGCGGCCACCGGCCCGGTCGTGTGCTCGCCGACCAGCGCCCGGAGCACCCCAGCGGCGCCGGGGCGGTCGTCGCACACCAGGACCCGGGCCGGGGTGCGGCGGCCGGCGAGGGCGCGGGCGAGGTCGGGGGCGAGGGTGCGCGCCTGGCCGCTCCCGACCGCCACGAACACGACCGGCGCGGCACCGACCAGCCGGCTCAGCCGCACGTCGTCGACCGCGAGGACGAGGGAGGGATGGAGGACGGTCGACCGCTGCGTCGGCGAGACGTGGTCGACGCGCACGGGCGAGCGGGACAGCCGGCGGGCCGCCTCGTGGGTCCGGGTGACCAGCGCGTAGGGGTGGTCGTCGGCCTCGAGCGTGGCGGCCACGACTCCGCAGCCCACGCTCCCGGCGCCGATGACGAGCGCCGGCCCCGTGGTTGCCGGCCGCCGGGGCCTCGAAGTGAACATCGCACGACCTCCTGTCGAGGCTTCAACGATGCGCCCGCCCGCGCGGGGCGGTACAGGTGGCCGATGGTGCTAGTACCCCGCCGGGACCTACGGTGGTGACCGTGCCGCTGCCCTCACCCCTGGTCGAGATCTGCCTGGAGGACGTCGGGGGAGCGGCGCTCGCCGCGGCCGCCGGGGCCGACGCGCTGGAGGTGTGCGCAGGGCTCGTCGAGGGCGGCACCACCCCGACTCCCGGCTTCGTCCGGCACTGCGCGGAGCAGGCGCCGGGCCTCGAGGTCCGCGTCCTCGTCCGCCCGCGCGGCGGCGACTTCGTGCACTCCGCCGCCGAGGTCGACGTGATGGTCGCCGACGTCGAGGTGCTGCGGGCGACGGTGCCGGACGGGACCCGGCTGGGCTTCGTGGTCGGCACGCTGACGCCCGACGGCGAGGTCGACGCCGCCGTCGTACGCCGTCTCGTCGCCGCCTGCGGCCCGGCCCCGGTCACCTTCCACAAGGCCTTCGACTCGGTGCCCGACCAGCGCTCCGCACTGGCGCTCCTGCGCGACCTCGGCGTGACGCGGGTGCTGACCTCGGGCGGCCCCGGACCCGCGGTCGACCACCTCCCCGCGCTGGCCGAGCTGGTCCGCATCGCCGGCGACGACGTGCGGGTCGCGGTCGGGGGCGGCGTACGCCCCACCAACGTCGCGCACGTCGTGGCCGCCACCGGGGCCCGCGAGGTGCACCTGCGGGCGCCGGGCACGGTCGCGTCCGCCGGTCGCTCGGCCGGCTACGACGACGGCGGCCGCAGCGTCACCGACGCCGGGGTGCTGGCCGAGGTGATGGCGGCGCTGGGTCGCTGAGGGGGCGCCGCTGACTCACCCGCGAGCGGTGTCGCCGGGGAACAGCACGGCACCGGCGAGCGGGTCGACGCCCGACACGTCGTCGAGCGGGAACACGGGCCGGACCACGCGGCGGTGCCCGAGCC
This genomic interval from Nocardioides palaemonis contains the following:
- a CDS encoding PKD domain-containing protein — translated: MHTTPRPGRRTRLLLVAAVALNLTVAGAGLVASAISPPPAHQGGTAGLKQVGPIDEANGFPLWYKDTNNVKLELCLDPNDANCIMGDIPDPTKPVSFPDNFPDEAFWAVADTSIDYGSGTAQLVTAVEAAFGGGPVKAGDQVSFGRIRLRASGLIDNAEYTLTHPFGVDRITAEPGAFKGINMTEDIGSLTPDGVFDQTLGSRPGPFLKWDPAVAPAAPAGYLGDVTQEHAVVGSPYNTNFFRVEGPRGSFTGSTQLCTNPALGNDPVALDDCIQTNTFLVQGKIATRMGVQATQATYSTAGAGQMLDIFATSETGQQIVVKGTGVPQTRMREDASRPGRYYARVLTDGPPPSDLVVTNVSDSPATVDHIAPSLFGDKVHVASAVYDNDSRTLTVIAESGADGATLSLQGDLPRVTPTVAQGRTTWTIPNLAVPPPEVTVTSAKGGSDSDDVVVTGGEDTALDVTAVITSDATQVQTNQTLTLDGLASAGTVSSYAWSVTPATGARLTPVGTNGSSVTFVATAAGTYEVALTVTGRSSTSTARTTITVASPNVAPVADAGADLAGVIPTSTVTLDGTASQYASAYAWTQAGTDAVQVTLKNPNTANPTFVVPASTQPLTLSFTLTITDVNGTTATDAVRVVTDPGTVTVASASYKRGNTEWRVRGSAKHCSASNLMSIYWNKPGSTPVLLGTATPALALGVCDFDFRLKNTPTALRPTAAGTVTVRSAYGAESGPFGFALQ
- a CDS encoding NADPH:quinone reductase, which gives rise to MRAVVYTESGDASVLELVEREAAEPGPGEVRVRIVRAGVNPTDWKFRAGGMGKLAFPEIVPGQDGAGAVEELGPDVTSLAVGDRVWTMLAQHQRPGGTAQEQVVVPVDRLTVLPDGASYDLGASLGVPAVTAHRALTTSEDGPSRLAPGALDGTTVLVAGGAGAVGNAAIQLARWAGATVITTVSGEEKGALATAAGAHHVVNYREGDLVEQVRAIAPDGVDLVVEVAPAQNLRTDLKLIRPRGTIAIYANNGGDEVTLSVRETFSTNARFQWVLLYTVGPAALRAAAEDITAAIADGALGVGEEHGLPLHHFTLEDTAAAHAAVEDGAVGKVLIDVADR
- a CDS encoding phosphatase PAP2 family protein, coding for MPSPTPTPAPTPASDHPAATAPATAPATAPTSMTAGGPAPRLLARPWTFLVANAALMGVVTFLASHALDRPVADPEGSFLGPSWVRLPVLCLAAIVLDLLPRALWVGRLHPAGTVRAARERLRTHWTGARLLLVTVGISCFYVVYVAYRNLKSLLPLIREEKYDSELWRMDRLLFLGHDPATVLQDLLGRDVTAHVLSTVYLTYIPLVAILVTVWLVWSRNIGFGWWFVTAQGVAWTLGTVSYYLLPTLGPGIMYPWLASDLVPNGTSDLMDSLVASRHGFLWGDGDYQGVAGFASLHTAIALLWALMARHTVRSRTVQRVFWVNFALTVVATLYFGWHYVADDLAGAVIALVAFRVGAWATGHDPALKVSPTAGAKGVDDHDTLADSRTEPRCTPPHAQDGGRDFSSSPPSPSI
- a CDS encoding ATP-grasp domain-containing protein — translated: MTPPLVHVLATDHPARSPRARLVRDLVDRLARNGVTAEVDDPDRHAHDLSVPEPLADLYVLTSGTPTALSLAGALDAVGARIVNPYPVAAACRDKIVQTRTLAAAGVPVPQSWLVTDPIQVAPHLADGPLIVKDPRGSRGRGLHVLHEQAGLADLDQEPWLVMRYHPPEGPDLKLYRIGEEVFCVERPFPARTLRETRGRLVTVSAEVEAIVRRCGDAFGIEVYGVDVERHEGRLWVVDMSAFPGFTGVPEAGRRIADVVTERLHDDVSRVPRARVTAVTP
- the lepB gene encoding signal peptidase I gives rise to the protein MRGPSARTSALAAATLCVVAGVGVVRATVVEPVRIDSSSMSPTLHAGDVVLISRHAPDPGSLERGDLVVFAMPGDGTRAIKRVVGLPGESVVVLDGVLHVDGHAVPEAYVDPRWVDGSYTRTFEVPDDAVLVMGDNRPNSIDSRDYGPVPADDLLGEVLVRIWPVS
- a CDS encoding copper homeostasis protein CutC, translating into MPLPSPLVEICLEDVGGAALAAAAGADALEVCAGLVEGGTTPTPGFVRHCAEQAPGLEVRVLVRPRGGDFVHSAAEVDVMVADVEVLRATVPDGTRLGFVVGTLTPDGEVDAAVVRRLVAACGPAPVTFHKAFDSVPDQRSALALLRDLGVTRVLTSGGPGPAVDHLPALAELVRIAGDDVRVAVGGGVRPTNVAHVVAATGAREVHLRAPGTVASAGRSAGYDDGGRSVTDAGVLAEVMAALGR
- a CDS encoding multicopper oxidase family protein — its product is MASATRRNVLATMGLGTVAVAGVTLPLGQSASTKDWISTAPKPVRFTRRMPVPQPLVPTVLTDEFGEYHLYEVTETATQAQVLDPGAPTTTVLAYGPHGGAPSVPGPLIKVEQNTRVCLKVRNQLPPVHPVWGYPAATSVHLHGSASLPQYDGYADDLTQPGHWKAYWYPNHQGPRTLWYHDHAVHHTAQNVYSGLVAQYHLQNAWEKANLPQGPYDVPLTVSDAMFDSNGALAYMDRDHAGLYGDVITVNGVPWPFHEVEQRWYRFRVLVATLSRSFTFSMVNTRTGAVLPTYVVATDGGLMVPQKVTTWRHGGAERYEVMVDFSGCRIGDTVELRNASNKNNVDWVYTSKVMQLRVTSAARSTVANRVVTPPASEVNEVMTAPRTLSRRTRNIDLEHDDVTNEYLINGMSWHDIQAGSWNLFTADGPPPRPGDCEVWRIENKSGGWFHPLHIHLVDFRVLSRKGGLGKVAAWEMGPKDVVYVGEGEIVEVLVHYAMAPATYPDGRSTGQAGATADQGGRYMIHCHNLAHEDNDMMGQFLVAPAVGDADLSLTGVNHPFAAAPAV
- a CDS encoding cytochrome c oxidase assembly protein; this translates as MDEREPGRRSRAALGAGLVALLVSALVLGSVASGAGPVRAPAGIPDAGPWTGWALRLAEVAALVAAVLTSGSLLVATVLVGHDEHRDAEACAVRDRAVRSAARTAAAWLVASVAAAVLVVADARAVPVTRVVGRLLAGDEPWRELVATAPGAARGHLLAALAAAVVVALTLRAADRRAAAAALALTLLGLLPPRLAGHAGAVADQDVVATGIVVHVVAAAVWVGGLVGLLVHLRRSPALRSAALGRFSALAGGAYLALAVSGAASASVHLASWSAWSSGYGALVLAKVALLALLGWCGALHRRRLRDASYAVRAPFARLAVAEVALMAVAGGLAAALSRTPLPVAQVAPEHGTSHPGLPAVVQPVSAWLLVSAVRPNALALLVVAGLLVAYRVAVRRLVAAGGSWPERRLHAATAAAVLAVLVLCSGLATYAPAMLSVQVLQLLLMLLVVPAVVVRAAPARLWRRPVDPVAGAVAVGGLLVLVYRTPLLEVSQRSHWVHLTLLLAATAAGTYHLSALAPHGGGGEQAPRQAAGSAARLAPLLPAACLGVLGAQLLLGDRLVAGRWFLELRWGWVDAAADQRLAGLLALVATAGLLLTGVAARTGAVAQDTGQIRTSTSPSRSSAGTGP